From Ammospiza caudacuta isolate bAmmCau1 chromosome 39, bAmmCau1.pri, whole genome shotgun sequence, a single genomic window includes:
- the OXA1L gene encoding LOW QUALITY PROTEIN: mitochondrial inner membrane protein OXA1L (The sequence of the model RefSeq protein was modified relative to this genomic sequence to represent the inferred CDS: deleted 1 base in 1 codon) yields the protein MMAAATPRLRPLLRALRAQRFRSPVWCCGAPAVRGVASDAGQPSQPPPPSPEIPEIPEFLGNSPNAGEPRLEELGLGGSTPVGMIQNLLEFLHLDLGLPWWGAIAAGTVGARVLLLPLVLRGQREAARLSRHLPQLQRLSRRVAEAKRGTDPNQVAVAYSELVSYQRRHNVNPLRGFLVPLVQTPLFVSFFFALQGMAAAPVPGLLQGGLGWFRDLAAPDPFYVLPVLVTASTWLVLELGAETGVSAPGAGPVRQILRLLPLFFLPFIVHFPTAIFTYWLTSNSFSLLQTGLLRVPALRAKLGMAPPPAPPPATPTGPAQQSKGGILKQLKKEWREAQATHEAEQRQWRLRNHLNLAAKGPLRQTFAQNPLNPPKMAPSEPPKRPWKDTLG from the exons ATGATGGCGGCGGCGACCCCGCGGCTGCGGCCGCTGCTGCGCGCCCTGAGGGCTCAG agGTTTCGGAGTCCCGTGTGGTGCTGCGGAGCCCCGGCCGTGAGGGGGGTGGCGAGCGATGCCGGGCAG ccctcccagccccctcccccGAGCCcagaaattcctgaaattccgGAATTTTTGGGCAATTCCCCAAATGCGGGGGAGCCgcggctggaggagctgggcctgggcGGCTCCACCCCCGTGGGAATGATCCAGAACCTTCTGGAATTTCTGCACCTCgacctggggctgccctggtgGGGAGCCATCGCTGCAG GCACGGTGGGCGCgcgggtgctgctgctgccgctggtGCTGCGGGGGCAGCGCGAGGCCGCCCGGCTCTCCCGgcacctgccccagctccagcgCCTGTCCCGGCGCGTGGCCGAGGCCAAGCGCGGCACCGACCCCAACCAGG TGGCCGTGGCTTACTCGGAACTGGTGTCGTACCAGCGACGCCACAACGTGAATCCGCTCCGGGGCTTCCTGGTGCCGCTCGTGCAG accCCCCTGTTTGTGTCGTTTTTCTTCGCCCTGCAGGGAATGGCGGCGGCGCCGGTgccggggctgctgcagggggggCTGGGCTGGTTCCGCGATTTGGCCGCCCCCGACCCTTTCTACGTCCTGCCCGTGCTGGTCACGGCCTCCACCTGGCTCGTGCTCGAG CTGGGGGCGGAGACGGGCGTGTCGGcgccg ggggcggggcctgtCCGTCAAATCCTGAGGCTCCTcccccttttcttcctgccattCATCGTTCACTTCCCCACC gcgATCTTCACCTATTGGCTGACGTCCAACAGCTTCAGCCTATTGCAGACGGGGCTGCTCCGAGTCCCCGCCCTCCGCGCCAAACTGGGcatggccccgcccccggccccgcccccggccaCGCCCACCGGCCCCGCCCAACAGAGCAAGGGGGGGATCctgaaacagctgaaaaaag AGTGGCGCGAGGCCCAGGCCACGCACGAGGCCGAGCAGCGCCAGTGGCGCCTCCGGAACCACCTCAACCTCGCGGCCAAAG GTCCTCTCCGCCAAACTTTCGCCCAGAaccccctgaacccccccaaaatggcGCCGTCAGAACCCCCAAAACGGCCCTGGAAGGACACGCTGGGCTGA